ACAAGCGAATCAGTGGTCACAGCTTCAAAACGACCAGATTAGGAGTGAAAGGATGAACGAATCAATAAATGGGTGAATAATCAACTGATTTAAATTGTGTTACGTGTCAGTGCCTTTTCTTACATGGTCCAATTGGGAATCAGTGTCACTTCAAAGGGAAGTttggtaaaaaagaaaaaaaaagaaacaggcttTTGTCAATACAGACCATTTGCTGATTGATTTGCTGACCTCACCGGCCATATGACATGAACTCCACCACCTGTGTAATAAGGTGaacaacaacagacacacaggatGCATTTACATTTGTGCAATTAAATATTACTAAAAGCAGTTTGCCAGCTGTGTGTAATTATGTTGACTTCGCTGAGACTGGCTTATAAAGGGACCTGGATGATGGGACATTGCACTTCAAATGTATCGAAACAGATATGAAGGATCAGTGACTTGCAGTGTCATATGAAATTGTCGAGTAACATAAAGGCAAGCAGAGTAAACTAGAACCAACATTAcaaatctttattttgttttaaggACTTAAAGATGCGTTGACTTATAAAAATACATATCTAAAAATGTTAATTcaaataaacatcatttttgACTGTATGCAGCCATCATGGTGAGTAAAAGTACCATTAGAGTTCATCAGAGTCCATTGTAGAGTGGTCTGCAGTGGGGCTCCAGTTTGTCCTCCAGGACATAGTCTGGTCCACAGACCCAGGGGTCCCCTGTCTCCCACTGCCACTTCTGCAGCCTCTGTCTCAGACTTTCCAGCACGGTGCCATAAGACGGGTCTGATGCAAGGTTCCTTGTTTCCAGCGGGTCAGTCCTGTGTTGGTGAAGCAAATGGTAATATTCATTTATCACAAACAGCCAAGTCAAACTTTAAAGTTCCTATTCTAGTGTCTTCAATCATAATCTGAACTGACTGTAATGATCGAGATGGttaaaaaacagtttcagtgtACAAATGAATTTGTAAAGCCAATACTGTGTTATCTTTTTTATTAGTCTAACagtccaaaaagaaaaatgcacagagagCAAGATCTGCTGAGTGCTCTACACAAGGATCTGACTCATCTTGGGGCTCAGCTCTTCACCACAGGGAACACACTTGTGCACCTTCACTGTATTAAAAGGTGATTAATGAGTGTATTAGAACCATTATGTGCTGCAGGTTTACCTCATCTGAATCGGGGGATCTTGTGTCAGGCAATCGAGATCAAGTATGTGACTACTCTCCCCTCTGACTTATTAGGTTTTATTTGTGACTCGTCgcagtgaatgtttttcttctgctgagCTGAAAATTAATGAACACTGGAACGACTCAAGTGTCATCAGCGGCTGTAACTGACCTGGTGTCGTACAGCTCCCAGCGCTCTCTGTAGTAGTACTGCTGTAGGCTTTTGAACCAGTGTGTCGGCTGACCCACCCTGGTGCGGTTCAACAGGTCCTGGAAGGTGGGGGACACATACAGGTCCTGGTCGATGGGGAAAGGCATGCGGTAGTGTAGGTTGTGGAGAAGGTGGTACGCACCCTGGTGGACAGAGCGGGTCGGGTAGTACATGGTTACCTGAAATCAAAATCACAGACGAGCTGTCAAAGGCACTGACCTTGATTCCTTCATGAAAGTATATTTCTGACAGGCAGCTGGTTCAAAGATGTTCAGACCTCATGGAGGGACTGACTGGCATAGACAGTGTCCCAGCTGCTGGGCTCAGTGACCAGAGCAGGCAGTAAAGAGCGGCCAGTAAGGTGGACTGCAGAGAAGGATTTGCTGAAGAGGCTGTATGATGGGTAGGGAATCGAGAACCAGTCCAGAATGGTGGGAGTGATGTCTGccagaaaaagaaggagaagagagaaggcAAGTTAAACAAGAGAGACTGTGAAAATAGGAAACTAGTACATCACCTCAAGTAATACACTTGaattaaatattacacaaacactgcaggTACAAATACAGAACTTCTTTAATACTGAAGACATACTCAACTAGTTTCTGTTATACTatttacagaaaaacatctttatatTCACACAACTGAAAACAATCTGTCTCCGGGTATGAAGTGCTTCTCTATAGGTTGAGAAGATTTTTCTTATTtgtaacataaataaaacatttagaacatgttttattatgagCTGCCTATCAGCAcaatgattaaaaacatgaaatctaCATTTGGACAGACATGCTATCCataggacaacaaatatttagtGACATAATTGAAGAACAACTTATGCTTAAACACTTTCCATTACCATAGTATGTTATAGATATATTCTGTAGGCATTTACAATACATGGCAGCTGTCTCTGCTGTTCTACGGCTGTTGTTCCTACTGGTTTATCTTAATCAGTGCTGTTCATTATTTACCTACTCATAAGCTAATTTTCAGTATCTTTATTTTATCTGATGCAGATTGATCATTGTTAAGTCTCCCTCTTGTGGCTGATAAAGCACATCAGACAAACACAGTGACCTCGCTGTTTGTTTATCCGTGGGCACCAGGGGTTCCTAACCTGGAGGTATGAAGCACCCAAAGGGTACCAAGGTAAATCGGAGTGGTCCCAAGAtgattaaagaaagaaaaaaacatttagatttttaattattttctgaaacatttCTGCAGCCTATAAAAATCGCTGAAATGTGgctgacaataaaaaaaaaaaaaaaactccagttGAATTGCCTTAACCTTTATCAACACTAAGGACATGTGTCATTAGGTCTGAGGAAGTAGATATAGATTCACCTATGGAGCCAAAGGCTAAAGAAAATGTTGGGAACCACAGATCAAAATCTGCTGGGGGCACTGTAATCACAGCAAGGGGCTGTTGATCTTTATTTTTcagacattattttttttaaatcagcattCTCAGCCTCGTTCTTCTTACCCAGCAGGCTGACGTAAGCCTGGCTGGTTTCTCCCCATCGCTCCCTGTGCTCTGGAGAGGACACCAGCATGGGCTCTGCTGTCCCTGAGCGATACAGATTGGTTCTGCCATTAGGAAAGGGGATGCCGTTATCTGAGCTGTAGATGACCAGAGTGTCATTCTCATAACCAGCATCCCTGAGCTCCTGAAGAACTAATCCAATACCTGCAGAGGAAATTTACACCATTATAGGTAAATGTTTTTCaaggtttcttttgttttttctgtgtagATATATGGCGTACCCTGATCCAGCCTGCTGACAGTGGTGTACTGTGCAGCCAAGTCCGCTCGTGCCACAGGTGTGTCTGGCACAAAAGGAGGAACCTGAAATACACAAGATGAGGACCGACTAATTAGTGGATCAAACTCTTGAGCCTGTGTGACTTTAGATGcatttaattataataattttttttttattgcaaatgaCAAAAACTTTAATATCAGACTAACAGCAATAATAAGT
This genomic window from Mastacembelus armatus chromosome 1, fMasArm1.2, whole genome shotgun sequence contains:
- the sgsh gene encoding N-sulfoglucosamine sulfohydrolase translates to MLLPLAFFVLASCCTGESKTRNVLLIIADDAGFETEVYNNSVVHTPHLRALARRSLLFNNAFTSVSSCSPSRSTILSGLPQHQNGMYGLHQDVHHFNSFDGVQSLPFLLSQVNVHTGIIGKKHVGPGSVYPFDFAYTEENSSVLQVGRNITRIKLLVRKFFQTHKKEAFDRRRKKEENKSSRDSLKDGERPFFLYVAFHDIHRCGHSQPQYGAFCEKFGNGEMGMGRIPDWTPKYYTPEQVKVPPFVPDTPVARADLAAQYTTVSRLDQGIGLVLQELRDAGYENDTLVIYSSDNGIPFPNGRTNLYRSGTAEPMLVSSPEHRERWGETSQAYVSLLDITPTILDWFSIPYPSYSLFSKSFSAVHLTGRSLLPALVTEPSSWDTVYASQSLHEVTMYYPTRSVHQGAYHLLHNLHYRMPFPIDQDLYVSPTFQDLLNRTRVGQPTHWFKSLQQYYYRERWELYDTRTDPLETRNLASDPSYGTVLESLRQRLQKWQWETGDPWVCGPDYVLEDKLEPHCRPLYNGL